Proteins from a single region of Polaromonas sp. JS666:
- a CDS encoding OmpW/AlkL family protein gives MNETASRGIWLFGLYIATCCVTAIAQSDDTKNTVKIGYAALNFNASSGELTGPPGTTPAGATTGINNAQTAGLIYERKVSGPWSFVGQIGYPLTIQFKGAGTAAALGQVGSAKAWFPSALVTYSFAGPQTLRPYVGAGANYAFFTQPQAGPAYNGAFGGTSSTVGLKSSLGAVAKLGMEIPLSNTWVVDIAYSRYWIKTTATIVTATPNVGNIERKVDIKTTPEVFGVFLGYRF, from the coding sequence ATGAACGAAACTGCGTCACGCGGCATTTGGTTGTTTGGGCTATACATCGCCACCTGTTGTGTAACCGCGATCGCGCAATCTGACGATACCAAAAACACGGTCAAAATTGGGTACGCTGCCCTCAACTTCAATGCGAGTTCCGGAGAACTAACCGGCCCGCCAGGCACGACACCTGCAGGCGCGACGACAGGGATCAATAATGCTCAAACGGCTGGGCTAATTTATGAACGCAAAGTTTCTGGCCCCTGGTCTTTCGTGGGGCAGATCGGTTACCCCCTAACCATCCAGTTCAAAGGTGCGGGTACTGCCGCCGCCCTCGGCCAAGTCGGCAGCGCTAAGGCTTGGTTTCCTTCGGCTCTCGTCACCTACTCATTTGCCGGACCGCAGACGCTGAGGCCTTATGTTGGAGCCGGGGCCAACTACGCATTTTTCACTCAGCCACAGGCCGGCCCGGCCTATAACGGAGCATTCGGCGGAACGAGCAGCACAGTCGGATTGAAAAGCTCCTTGGGGGCCGTTGCCAAGCTCGGAATGGAGATTCCCCTCTCCAACACGTGGGTGGTTGACATCGCATATTCGCGGTACTGGATCAAGACCACGGCCACCATCGTCACCGCAACACCCAATGTGGGGAACATCGAGCGAAAGGTGGACATCAAAACAACCCCTGAAGTATTTGGGGTGTTTTTGGGCTATAGGTTCTAA